One Kwoniella newhampshirensis strain CBS 13917 chromosome 13, whole genome shotgun sequence DNA window includes the following coding sequences:
- a CDS encoding pre-mRNA-splicing factor CEF1, translating into MVRIIIKGGVWRNTEDEILKAAISKYGKNQWARISSLLVRKTPKQCKARWYEWLDPSIKKVEWSKTEDEKLLHLAKLMPTQWRTIAPIVGRTATQCLERYQKLLDDAEAKDNDELGLGAGEDEASRPAADVRALKPGEIDTDPETRAARPDPIDMDDDEKEMLSEARARLANTQGKKAKRKARERQLEEAKRLTFLQKKRELKAAGINLRPKKKKNGMDYNADIPFEKQPAPGFYDVGEENAKVYAAPVGRSLRDLEGKRKQDLDEADEKKKRQKGNDGKSNQAVQFVAAREAQIKKLKEQEQVIRRRKLNLPTPQVGEAELEDIVKIGQAGELARELVGGNGTSRATEGLLGEYEALGKAKMARTPRTGPQQDNVMTEARNLRNMINAQTPLLGDENTPLHGGDVGGTGFESATPRHGIAATPNPLAGATPARGGVLSTPRTIAGVGATPARTPMRDNLSINDGDSMYGETPRDEKRRMAEARRALKAGFASLPKPENNFELAETEEDEEEEEEGAVMTEEDAAERDARLRAARAEEERLERERRSSVVKQGLPRPANVNTYKILDELNSVEADDADSTMAAAFRMVNLEVALLMKHDSIAHPLPGTSTPGGAPSDYDMPEDDLVAEAKKAIHVELAGALGLPGASNEQLKIAIGLAAEEDGDAFTQTWAKELEGLVFSPSFQSWVEADSLSPEELSACYASMILSSRERVVAEATKASKAEKKLAKQLGGYQALNAKARKSIIETMEEIHSTQRDLKTFMMLKGLEEAGAPGRLEKIREEVSILERRERDLQARYAELNDERRQKLASVEQLEEDKMVLAAQSAFEAQGGGAEDDVQMNGE; encoded by the exons ATG GTTcgaatcatcatcaaaggTGGTGTCTGGAGAAACACGGAGGACGAGATTCTCAAAGCCGCCATATCGAAATACGGGAAGAAC CAATGGGCTCGTATCTCGTCGTTGTTGGTAAGGAAGACACCGAAACAATGTAAGGCGAGATGGTATGAGTGGTTAGACCCGAGTATCAAGAAGGTTGAATGgtcaaag ACCGAAGATGAGAAATTACTTCATCTCGCCAAACTCATGCCTACGCAGTGGCGCACAATTGCCCCTATCGTCGGTCGAACAGCTACTCAATGTCTCGAGCGATATCAGAAACTGTTAGATGATGCCGAGGCGAAAGACAACGATGAGCTGGGACTAGGggcaggagaagatgaagcgaGCAGACCAGCGGCGGATGTCAGAGCTTTGAAGCCGGGAGAAATCGATACGGATCCAGAGACCAGAGCGGCCAGACCGGATCCTATCGATATGGATGACGACG AGAAGGAAATGTTGTCCGAAGCAAGAGCGAGACTGGCAAATACGCAGGGCAAAAAGGCGAAGAGAAAAGCGCGAGAGAGACAATTGGAGGAAGCAAAGAGATTGACATTCTTGCaaaagaagagggagcTCAAAGCGGCTGGTATCAA TCTTcgaccgaagaagaagaagaatggtATGGAC TATAACGCCGACATCCCCTTCGAGAAGCAACCCGCTCCTGGATTCTACGatgtgggagaggagaacgcCAAAGTGTACGCAGCCCCGGTCGGTCGGTCCCTTCGAGATCTGGAGGGAAAGCGAAAACAAGATCTTGACGAAgccgatgagaagaagaagcgacaAAAGGGCAACGACGGGAAATCCAATCAAGCGGTCCAATTCGTGGCAGCTCGAGAAGCGCAAATCAAAAAACTcaaggagcaggagcaggtcatcagaagaagaaagctgaACTTGCCAACTCCTCAAGTCGGCGAAGCGGAGCTGGAGGATATCGTTAAGATCGGGCAAGCCGGAGAATTGGCAAGGGAGCTGGTTGGCGGAAATGGGACAAGCAGAGCGACCGAGGGTTTGTTGGGAGAATACGAGGCTCTGGGCAAGGCTAAGATGGCTAGGACGCCAAGGACTGGACCGCAAC AGGACAACGTGATGACCGAAGCTCGGAATCTGAGAAATATGATCAACGCTCAAACACCACTTCTAGGAGATGAGAACACGCCCCTTCACGGTGGCGATGTCGGCGGAACCGGTTTCGAGAGCGCTACTCCTCGACATGGAATCGCTGCTACACCCAACCCCTTGGCAGGCGCAACACCCGCTCGAGGTGGCGTTCTCTCCACCCCTAGAACTATTGCTGGTGTTGGCGCTACACCCGCCCGAACGCCAATGCGAGATAACCTCAGTATCAATGACGGTGACTCGATGTATGGAGAGACCCCTCGGGACGAAAAGCGAAGAATGGccgaagcgagaagagcgtTGAAAGCGGGTTTTGCATCGTTGCCAAAGCCGGAGAACAACTTTGAGCTCGCAGagaccgaggaggacgaggaggaagaggaggaaggagcagTAAtgacggaggaggatgcTGCGGAGCGGGACGCAAGGTTACGAGCTGCTagagcggaagaggagcgTCTCGAgcgggagagaagaagctccGTGGTCAAGCAGGGCTTGCCTCGACCTGCCAATGTCAACACATACAAGATCTTGGACGAGCTCAATTCGGTCGAAGCAGATGACGCTGATTCAACTATGGCAGCGGCGTTCAGAATGGTCAACCTCGAAGTTGCCCTCCTGATGAAGCACGATTCAATCGCTCATCCCCTACCTGGAACATCCACACCTGGCGGTGCCCCTTCCGACTACGACATGCCGGAAGATGACCTTGTTGCTGAGGCCAAGAAGGCAATCCACGTGGAACTCGCAGGCGCATTGGGTCTTCCCGGGGCTTCTAACGAGCAACTGAAGATCGCTATCGGGTTAGCagctgaggaggatggcgaTGCCTTCACTCAAACCTGGGCGAAAGAGTTGGAGGGTCTAGtcttctcgccttcttTTCAGTCTTGGGTTGAGGCGGATTCGCTCTCGCCCGAGGAGTTATCAGCATGTTACGCATCAATGATTCTCTCATCTCGAGAGAGGGTGGTCGCCGAGGCAACCAAGGCTTCcaaggcggagaagaagctggcGAAGCAATTAGGAGGCTATCAGGCGTTGAACGCAAAGGCCCGGAAGAGCATAATCGAGACAATGGAGGAGATTCATTCCACGCAACGGGATCTGAAGACTTTCATGATGTTGAAGGGGTTAGAAGAGGCGGGTGCACCTGGGAGATTAGAGAAGATCAGAGAGGAAGTAAGCATATTggaaaggagagaaagggatTTACAAGCGAGATACGCGGagttgaacgatgagagaagacagaagCTGGCCTCAGTCGAACAG ctcgaggaggacaagatggTTCTTGCGGCTCAATCGGCCTTTGAAGCGCAAGGAGGCGGGGCCGAGGATGACGTGCAGATGAACGGCGAGTAG